A single region of the Zonotrichia albicollis isolate bZonAlb1 chromosome 16, bZonAlb1.hap1, whole genome shotgun sequence genome encodes:
- the ATP5MF gene encoding ATP synthase F(0) complex subunit f, mitochondrial, with the protein MAKPVLLKDTKLMDVKLGQLGSWLAMRDFTPGGILGAIRRGHQRYYNKYINVRKGGLGGLSMLLAGYIVLSYMWSYSHIKHDRRRKYH; encoded by the exons ATGGCGAAGCCGG TTCTCCTCAAGGACACCAAGCTGATGGACGTGAAGCTGGGCcagctgggcagctggctggcTATGAGGGACTTCACCCCCGGCGGCATCTTGGGGGCCATCCGGAGAG GTCACCAGAGATACTACAACAAATACATCAATGTGAGGAAGGGGGGCCTCGGGGGTCTCTCCATGTTGCTGGCTGGGTATATTGTCCTCAGCTACATGTGGAGCTACAGTCACATCA AGCACGACCGCAGGAGGAAATACCACTGA